Sequence from the Dehalococcoidia bacterium genome:
AAGTAGCCTCTGCATGAGCTATTCGGACACTCTCGTCCAGTATAGCCGTCCGAGTCTTTCGGCAGGGAAATACTGATAGTATTCGGTTCTCCCCAGTTGTGCATGACCCACCTCTAATACTTAAGGTATCTATCTACCCCACTCCGGCAGAACGTCCAGAAACAGCGGCAGCGCACCTTGCGTCCACTCCAGGTTCTCCTGCGCGAACGGAAGACAGCCCTCAATCATCAACTGCCGTTCGGCTTCCGCCATCTCGTCTTGCATCGTCGCACCACGCTCATCCGTTCTGAGGCTATTCTAACCCACGGGACGGCCTAATCTCAAGTGGGCAATACCAAAGTCCTGCTTCGGAAATACGTTCCCTGTCATACCGGCGGAAGCCGGTATCCAGAGAAGCACCGGTGAACGCTGGATTCCGGCCCCGTATCGGGTACGGGGCAAGCTTTTCGCCGGAAAGACGGTAAGTGGACAGGGGCGTTTCCTCGAACAGCTTCCCATGCATGAATGAGTATGTGTACTTCACGGACAGGACACTAGCTTTCACCGCGCGTCCCGCCCGCGCAGCTCGCGCAGCGCGTCGCTCGCCACCCAGCGCGCGGCCTGCGTTACTTCAATCCTAGGCTCTTCTTCAGCGCAAAGTCCACCTGCGTCATGCGTCCCGTGGGCAGCGAGCCGCAGCGTTCCATCAGCCGTTCCTTGTCTATGGTGAGAATAGAGGACAGATTGATGACGCTGTCCTTGGGCAGCCCGCTTTCCTTGGCGGTGACAGGCACCGCGAATGGATAGGGCTTCATCGGCGCGGTGGTCAGGGCGGCTACGATTGTCGAAGGCGAATAGTCGTTGCCGACGTCGTTTTGAACGATGAGCGCGGGGCGTATTCCCGTCTGCTCGCTCCCACGCCCGGGGTCCCAGTCAACCCAGTAGATTTCACCTCGCTTTACCATGAGCTACTTCCACTCCGGCAACACTTCACGCGCCAGCGGCAGCGCGCGCTTCGCAAACTCCTTGTTTTCCTTTGCGAACGCGCGGTAGCCCTCGATCATCTGCTCTCGTTCAAGCTCCGCCAACTCCTTGTCCAGCAGGTTGGCGATAACCTGGCTGCGCGACACCCGTTTCTTTTTAGCGATTTCATTGACTCTCTCAAGGAGAGCATAAGGCAGAGAGATCGTTACTTTCGTCGCCGTGGTCATACCATTTCCCCTTACTGAAACTTATTACCAGTTTATCCTATCCGCGTGTTCTGTTCAAGCAGCGTCCGAGTATCAACGTCTATTCGTCCCGCCCGCGCAGCGCGCGCAGCGCGTCGCTCGCCACCCAGCGCGCGGCCCGCACCCCTCCAAACGTAGGGGCGTATTGCAATACGCCCCTACGGGACCAATCCCCAATCCCTAACCCCTGATCCCTGGCCCCTCCCCCGCCACCCGCCCCTTGCCCCACCCAAGACCACGCGCTACTCTGTCAACAGAACGGATGTCTTGCATAGCCCAATCGGTCTCTAGGGGCAGACCAATGTGCTTGCCCTGTCACGTACCCCCATCATTGTAGGGGCGGACCGACGTGTCCGCCCGCCGGGGCCACCTTGTAGAGGCTGCCCCCTGTCTCCGCCCTGACGCCCGCGAAAAAGGAGTGTGCCCCATGCCCCATCGCAATCCGCGGCCCAGAGGCGCCCCCAGAGGCAACCTCAACGCCTTCAAACACGGCGGGCACTCCCCCAGGTACGTGACCCTGATGCGCGTCCTCCTCCGCATCCCCCTCGTCCGCGAAGTCATCCCCGCTCATCCTGAGCCTGTCGAAGGACGACGCATCCGCGAAGCCCAGCGCGCATACATCAGAAGGTTCATCGGCCCCGGACCGGACATAACAAGAACAAATACCCATAACTCGACCCGTCAGATAGAAGCGCCAGATACAAAAGCCCCCTCGCAAAAAATAGAACAATTCAAATCCCCATCCGCCGCCTCCTTAGCTCGCGCAGCGCGTCGCTCGCCACCCAGCGCGCGGTCCGCGAGTCGAGCCGCCGCACCCGCTCCGCGACGGCGATGGCCCGCGCCCGCAGCGCCGCGTTCCGCTTCCCTATCTGCCGCAGCGCCCAGTTCACCGCCTTCTTCACGTAGTTCCGCTCGTCCGTCGCGCCCGCCACAATCAGCGCGAAGAATGGCTCGAACGTCGCGTCCGGCGCGAGCTCGTCGTGCACCGACAGTGCCGCCATCAGCGCGAACCCTGCGCGCCGCACGAACTCCTCGTCGCGTTGCGCCCACGCCATCGCCTTCCCGTAGGCGAAAGGCGTCCTGTCGAACAGGTTGCTGCACACCTGGTCGCACACGTCCCACGAATCGAATTCGAGCGCCCAGCGCTCCATCTGCGCCGGGGTGACGCGCGCGGGGTCGTCCACGAAGGCGGCGAGGATGCGCGCCTCGTGGACGCCGGAGCGCCAGAGGCGGAGCGCGAGGGTGTGGTCGCGGCCCGCCTCGCGGGCGAGCTTGCGGAGCGATGGGATGGAGACGCCGAGGGTGTTCGCGGGGTTGATGCCGAAGCGCGCCATGCCCGCGACGTTGTCGGCGTTGGCGAAGGAGCGCAGGCGGGCGATGACGTCGGCGTACTGCATGGCGTCTCGCGTGCGGACCATTACAGGGACGGGGCCTGTTTCGCCCGGTACGCCATGTTCATGTAGCGGTCGCCGCGCTCCAGCTCGTCGAGCATCTGG
This genomic interval carries:
- a CDS encoding type II toxin-antitoxin system PemK/MazF family toxin, which codes for MVKRGEIYWVDWDPGRGSEQTGIRPALIVQNDVGNDYSPSTIVAALTTAPMKPYPFAVPVTAKESGLPKDSVINLSSILTIDKERLMERCGSLPTGRMTQVDFALKKSLGLK
- a CDS encoding DUF6364 family protein, yielding MTTATKVTISLPYALLERVNEIAKKKRVSRSQVIANLLDKELAELEREQMIEGYRAFAKENKEFAKRALPLAREVLPEWK
- a CDS encoding DNA alkylation repair protein, with the protein product MVRTRDAMQYADVIARLRSFANADNVAGMARFGINPANTLGVSIPSLRKLAREAGRDHTLALRLWRSGVHEARILAAFVDDPARVTPAQMERWALEFDSWDVCDQVCSNLFDRTPFAYGKAMAWAQRDEEFVRRAGFALMAALSVHDELAPDATFEPFFALIVAGATDERNYVKKAVNWALRQIGKRNAALRARAIAVAERVRRLDSRTARWVASDALRELRRRRMGI